Proteins from a genomic interval of Nitrospina gracilis Nb-211:
- the pepF gene encoding oligoendopeptidase F produces the protein MDATSELLTRDQVPEEAKWDLKGLYSSNETWEADFLSLESQLETYASYQGTLSQSPARLKRCLKFDMQFSQTLDAVYTYAHLRSDENKTHPGNQANYERVSRLLTHYQQARSFISPELMAIPEETMKAFLDDPELAFFRFHLEKELRYRPHTLPKSEEALLASASEMAQAPQKAFTMLDNADLQLGSVEDAEGRRITITHGNLQSLLQNYDRRLRKDTFETFYKAYEGHQHTYAALLAGSIKKDIFFAQARKFPSVREKALFSENIPVEVYDNLIGTVHNNLKPLYKYFDLRKRVLELDELHVYDGSVPLVRDFKWEMSYEDAVEDIAQALVPLGEDYVSTLKRGLLDERWVDRYESKGKRSGAYSSGCYDSNPFILMNYQSDHINSVYTLAHEAGHSMHTYLSKKNQPFLYADYTIFVAEVASTFNEALLTRYYLGRELSREMKIYLLCREIDNFRGTLYRQTMFAEFEHRIYAAAEAGKPLTVDTFKELYHELLTVYFGDGVTLDPCLDLECFRIPHFYFGFYVYKYATGISAAYALAERVTSGGDAELADYLGFLKSGGSAYPIDLLRNAGVDMGSPKPIETALGKFADLVDQLSVLMD, from the coding sequence ATGGATGCCACCAGTGAACTGTTGACCCGTGATCAAGTTCCCGAAGAAGCGAAGTGGGATCTGAAGGGTCTCTACTCCTCGAATGAAACGTGGGAAGCGGATTTCCTCTCGCTCGAATCCCAACTGGAAACTTACGCTTCCTACCAGGGCACGCTGAGTCAGTCGCCCGCACGGCTCAAGCGTTGTCTCAAGTTCGATATGCAATTTTCACAGACGCTGGATGCGGTGTACACATACGCGCATCTTCGAAGTGACGAGAACAAGACGCATCCCGGCAATCAGGCGAACTACGAGCGGGTATCGCGACTGCTCACGCATTACCAGCAGGCGCGCAGCTTCATCAGCCCGGAGTTGATGGCGATTCCGGAAGAGACGATGAAGGCATTCCTGGACGATCCGGAGCTGGCGTTCTTCCGCTTCCATCTCGAAAAGGAACTGCGCTACCGCCCGCACACACTGCCGAAATCCGAAGAGGCCCTGCTGGCCTCGGCGTCGGAGATGGCGCAGGCGCCGCAAAAGGCGTTCACCATGCTGGACAACGCCGATCTGCAACTGGGCTCGGTGGAAGACGCTGAGGGGCGCAGGATCACGATCACGCACGGCAATCTGCAAAGCCTTCTGCAAAATTACGACCGCCGATTGCGCAAGGACACGTTCGAGACGTTTTACAAGGCTTACGAGGGGCACCAGCACACGTACGCGGCGCTTCTTGCGGGAAGCATCAAGAAGGATATTTTTTTCGCGCAGGCGCGCAAGTTTCCTTCGGTTCGCGAGAAAGCTCTGTTTTCGGAAAACATTCCGGTGGAGGTGTACGACAACCTGATCGGCACCGTCCACAACAACCTGAAGCCGCTGTACAAATACTTCGACCTGCGCAAGCGCGTGCTGGAACTCGACGAACTGCATGTGTACGACGGCAGTGTGCCGCTGGTGCGCGACTTCAAGTGGGAGATGAGTTACGAGGACGCGGTGGAGGACATCGCCCAGGCTCTCGTACCGCTCGGTGAGGATTACGTCAGCACCCTCAAGCGAGGCCTGCTGGACGAGCGCTGGGTGGACCGGTACGAAAGCAAAGGCAAGCGCAGTGGCGCGTATTCATCCGGGTGCTACGACTCGAACCCGTTCATCCTGATGAACTACCAAAGCGACCACATCAACAGCGTTTATACGCTGGCGCACGAGGCCGGTCATTCGATGCACACGTACCTGTCGAAGAAGAACCAGCCGTTTTTGTACGCGGACTACACGATTTTCGTGGCGGAGGTGGCGTCCACCTTCAATGAAGCGCTCCTCACGCGCTACTACCTCGGCCGCGAGTTGAGCCGGGAGATGAAGATCTACCTGCTCTGCCGGGAAATCGACAATTTCCGCGGCACGCTATACCGGCAAACCATGTTTGCCGAATTCGAACACCGCATTTACGCGGCGGCGGAAGCCGGGAAACCGCTCACCGTGGACACCTTCAAGGAGCTGTACCACGAACTGCTGACGGTTTACTTTGGCGACGGGGTCACACTGGACCCGTGCCTCGATCTGGAATGCTTCCGCATCCCGCATTTTTATTTCGGCTTTTATGTGTACAAGTACGCGACGGGCATTTCCGCCGCGTACGCACTGGCCGAACGGGTGACCTCCGGCGGCGACGCCGAACTGGCGGACTACCTGGGCTTTTTGAAGTCCGGCGGTTCCGCGTACCCGATCGATCTGCTCCGCAACGCCGGGGTGGACATGGGTTCACCAAAACCCATTGAAACCGCCCTCGGCAAGTTCGCCGACCTGGTGGATCAGCTTTCCGTCCTGATGGATTGA
- the mpl gene encoding UDP-N-acetylmuramate:L-alanyl-gamma-D-glutamyl-meso-diaminopimelate ligase: MKSESDARQSIYLIAVCGTGMASLAGLLKKAGHRVLGSDANIYPPMSTLLQQMGIEIRPGYKADNITNDIDLVVIGNAVSKDNAEVLAVQKAGIPYISFPQALARFFLEGRTSLVVTGTHGKTTTTALLAWVFEAAGRKPGFMVGGWHKNFDSNHQVPEGGFFITEGDEYDTAFFDKGPKFLHYRPHGAILTGIEFDHADIYRDLDHIKDAFRRFVETVDPEGFLLVECSDGNIPDVLKGARCRVETYGFCKDADWHIASFQCNDGISEFDLHHRGRYVARFSLPMIGRHNVLNGAAVVAVAHNSGISVEEIASALPFFKGIKRRQEVVGEANGVVVIDDFAHHPTAIDLTIEAVKEAWPRRTLWAVFEPRSATSKRNVFQSRFPDSFLKADRTVIAAVPAPEKIKNEERLNPAAVAEALKARGKEAWHIETVAGIVDHIAQHHTSNDVVLVMSSGGFDGIHQKLLDRLGAS; the protein is encoded by the coding sequence ATGAAATCCGAATCCGACGCCCGCCAATCCATCTACCTCATCGCCGTCTGCGGCACCGGCATGGCTTCGCTCGCGGGCCTGCTCAAAAAAGCGGGCCACCGCGTTTTAGGCTCCGACGCCAACATCTACCCGCCGATGAGCACGCTCCTGCAACAGATGGGCATCGAAATCCGCCCCGGCTACAAGGCGGACAACATCACAAACGATATCGACCTCGTCGTCATAGGCAACGCGGTCTCGAAGGACAACGCGGAAGTGCTCGCCGTGCAGAAGGCGGGCATCCCGTACATCTCCTTCCCGCAGGCCTTGGCGCGGTTTTTCCTGGAAGGGCGCACGTCGCTGGTGGTCACGGGCACGCACGGCAAAACGACGACCACCGCGCTCCTCGCGTGGGTGTTCGAGGCGGCGGGACGCAAGCCCGGCTTCATGGTCGGCGGCTGGCACAAGAATTTCGACAGCAATCACCAGGTGCCGGAGGGCGGCTTCTTCATCACCGAAGGCGACGAATACGACACGGCGTTCTTCGACAAGGGACCGAAGTTCCTGCACTACCGCCCGCACGGCGCAATATTGACCGGCATCGAGTTCGACCACGCGGACATCTACCGCGACCTCGACCACATCAAGGACGCCTTCCGCCGTTTCGTGGAAACCGTTGACCCGGAGGGCTTCCTTCTGGTGGAATGTTCCGACGGCAACATCCCGGACGTGCTGAAGGGCGCGCGGTGCCGGGTGGAGACCTATGGCTTCTGCAAGGACGCGGACTGGCACATCGCCTCGTTCCAATGCAATGACGGCATCAGCGAATTCGACCTGCACCACCGGGGGCGCTACGTCGCGCGTTTCTCCCTGCCGATGATCGGCCGGCACAACGTGCTGAACGGCGCGGCGGTGGTGGCGGTGGCGCACAACTCCGGCATTTCGGTGGAAGAGATCGCCTCCGCCCTGCCCTTCTTCAAAGGCATCAAGCGGCGGCAGGAGGTGGTGGGCGAGGCAAACGGCGTGGTGGTGATCGACGATTTCGCGCACCACCCGACGGCGATCGACCTCACCATCGAGGCGGTGAAAGAGGCGTGGCCGAGGCGCACGCTGTGGGCGGTGTTCGAGCCGCGCTCGGCCACTTCCAAACGCAACGTGTTTCAGTCGCGCTTTCCCGACAGCTTCCTGAAAGCGGACAGGACGGTGATCGCGGCGGTGCCTGCGCCCGAAAAAATAAAAAATGAGGAACGCCTGAACCCCGCCGCCGTTGCCGAGGCCCTGAAAGCACGCGGTAAAGAGGCCTGGCATATTGAAACGGTGGCAGGTATCGTGGACCATATCGCACAACACCACACGTCGAACGACGTGGTGCTGGTGATGTCGTCGGGCGGTTTCGACGGCATCCACCAGAAACTGCTCGACCGGCTGGGAGCATCATGA
- the dacB gene encoding D-alanyl-D-alanine carboxypeptidase/D-alanyl-D-alanine endopeptidase — protein sequence MLNKMIKINQLLVIFAALAWAAVAVAQPLDDDPAAEQLWSDVKSVLQRDCNGTTRIGMKVYSLERKTTLLAKNSTVLFTPASNMKMITSAMALKRVGPDYRFFTRLYTNGRIEGDTLKGDLYIKGFGDPWLVTEQMWVLVNGLRNLPITKIEGNLIADNHFFEDQERVATWANYSGPEAYLAPMGALSFNFNTVTVYVEPAPNAGEPPVVVVDPATAYIEVNNTARTVENWRDHERLIVNRLPRRGHDEIIVTGTLPKTMARKKYFLNVTDPQWYTLHVFRKYLEQAGVSVEGGLERGRVPVDARLLHEHESPPLADILRGLNKFSNNFIAEQILRTLAADVYGAPGTTENGVKLLKAYMHRLGFDDDRYNVVDGSGLSRQNMVSPDQIVAVLEDAYRDLAIFPEFIAALGVMGIDGSVIDRMNGIRDAQKIRAKTGTLNHVSALSGYFQSMDGERFAFSILLNDLNCSNGKAMKLEDDILDLALRFKRSDVDAEAPSNEKLEPLPVNP from the coding sequence ATGCTGAATAAAATGATTAAAATCAATCAATTGTTGGTCATCTTTGCGGCGCTGGCGTGGGCGGCGGTGGCCGTCGCGCAACCTTTGGATGACGATCCCGCGGCAGAGCAGTTGTGGTCGGACGTCAAATCCGTCCTGCAACGCGACTGCAACGGCACGACGCGCATCGGGATGAAAGTCTATTCGCTGGAGCGCAAAACGACCCTGCTTGCCAAAAACAGCACCGTGCTGTTCACGCCTGCTTCGAACATGAAGATGATCACCTCTGCCATGGCGCTCAAGCGCGTCGGGCCGGATTACCGTTTCTTCACGCGGCTGTACACCAACGGCCGGATCGAAGGCGATACGCTGAAAGGCGATCTGTACATCAAAGGCTTCGGCGATCCGTGGCTGGTGACGGAGCAGATGTGGGTGCTGGTGAACGGACTGCGCAACCTGCCGATCACGAAGATCGAGGGCAACCTGATTGCCGACAACCATTTCTTTGAAGACCAGGAACGCGTGGCGACATGGGCGAACTACAGTGGTCCGGAGGCGTACCTCGCGCCGATGGGGGCGTTGTCGTTCAACTTCAACACCGTCACCGTTTACGTGGAACCCGCGCCCAACGCGGGCGAGCCGCCGGTTGTGGTGGTGGACCCGGCGACCGCGTACATCGAGGTGAACAACACGGCGCGCACGGTGGAGAACTGGCGCGATCATGAGCGGTTGATCGTCAACCGTCTTCCGCGCCGCGGGCATGATGAGATCATCGTCACCGGCACGTTGCCCAAAACCATGGCGCGCAAAAAATATTTCCTGAACGTCACCGATCCGCAATGGTACACCCTGCATGTGTTCCGCAAGTATCTTGAGCAGGCGGGTGTGTCGGTGGAAGGCGGCTTGGAACGCGGCCGCGTTCCAGTCGATGCCCGACTGCTGCATGAACACGAGTCGCCGCCTTTGGCCGACATCCTGCGCGGGCTCAACAAGTTCAGCAACAACTTCATCGCCGAGCAGATTTTGCGCACCCTGGCGGCGGATGTGTACGGCGCGCCGGGCACCACGGAAAACGGCGTGAAACTATTGAAGGCCTACATGCATCGCCTGGGGTTCGATGACGACCGCTACAACGTGGTGGACGGATCGGGCCTGTCGCGGCAGAACATGGTCTCGCCGGATCAGATCGTGGCGGTGCTGGAGGACGCGTACCGCGACCTCGCCATCTTTCCGGAGTTCATCGCCGCCCTGGGCGTGATGGGCATCGACGGCAGCGTGATCGATCGCATGAACGGCATCCGCGATGCGCAGAAAATCCGCGCGAAGACGGGGACATTGAACCACGTCAGTGCGTTGTCCGGATACTTTCAGTCGATGGACGGCGAACGCTTCGCGTTTTCGATTTTATTGAACGATTTGAACTGTTCGAACGGAAAGGCCATGAAGCTGGAAGACGATATTCTGGACCTGGCCCTGCGTTTTAAACGGAGTGATGTGGACGCAGAAGCGCCGTCGAACGAGAAGTTGGAGCCCCTACCGGTCAATCCTTGA
- a CDS encoding valine--tRNA ligase: MIQLDKKYQPQEVEDKWLRHWAEHRLAHADETRDGETFCMVIPPPNITGSLHIGHAFNNTLQDILARWRRMQGKNTLWQPGTDHAGIATQNVVERQLAAEGTTRHDIGRKAFIERVWKWKDESGGSINKQLVRLGCSLDWERDRFTMDEGLSKAVREVFVTLYEDGLIYKGDYIINWCPRCQTALSDLEVEYQERQGHLYHIRYPFQDGDGYVTVATTRPETMLGDTAVAINPEDERHTGRGGKILLLPILNRELPIIEDSYVDTEFGTGALKVTPAHDPNDFELGRRHNLPSINVLHPDGTMNEEAGPFEGQDRFEARKNVVEALKDRDLLEKIEDHTHSVGHCYRCKTVVEPYLSKQWFVKTEPLAKPAIEAVRSEQIKIVPKFWENTYFEWMESIRDWCISRQIWWGHQIPAWTCGDCGEFTVARETPGACKHCGGKKLTQETDVLDTWFSSALWPFSTLGWPEKTETLKKFYPTTVLCTGFDILFFWVARMIMMGLKFQKDIPFEYVYIHALIRDAEGQKMSKTKGNVIDPLVMMDKYGTDALRFTLTAFAAQGRDIKLAEDRIDGYRNFCNKLWNASRFVFMNLEDYTGTCDLQEHTDRSLADRWVLSRLHKTCAEVNGALEAFRFNDAANAIYKFLWNEYCDWYIELSKSRLNSAGPERATTQNVMLYVLESSLKLLHPIMPFITEEIWQKLPREGVSIMVARYPLPDPALNDEDAEKQLQVVMDVITRVRNIRGEMNFNPGQQLDVHIKTFDTEQEHLLQNNQGYIRDLGRVSEMILGPNIEKPKSAASAVLTGLELYVPLKGLMDFDEEKKRVEKELKKIDKDMVFLKQKLSNPNFVDKAPPEVIAKDQQRLEELSEKQAKLQVHLKTIVEATS; the protein is encoded by the coding sequence ATGATTCAGCTCGACAAGAAATACCAGCCTCAGGAGGTGGAGGACAAATGGCTCCGCCACTGGGCGGAACACCGCCTGGCGCATGCCGATGAGACCAGGGACGGCGAGACCTTCTGCATGGTCATCCCGCCGCCCAACATCACCGGCTCCCTGCACATCGGCCACGCCTTCAACAACACCCTGCAGGACATCCTCGCCCGCTGGCGACGCATGCAGGGCAAAAACACCCTGTGGCAACCGGGCACGGACCACGCCGGCATCGCCACGCAAAACGTGGTCGAGCGCCAACTCGCCGCCGAAGGCACGACGCGCCACGACATTGGCCGGAAGGCCTTCATCGAGCGCGTGTGGAAATGGAAAGACGAATCCGGCGGCAGCATCAACAAACAACTGGTGCGGCTGGGTTGTTCGCTGGACTGGGAACGCGACCGCTTCACCATGGACGAGGGCCTGTCCAAAGCCGTGCGCGAGGTGTTCGTCACGCTCTATGAAGACGGATTGATCTATAAGGGCGACTACATCATCAACTGGTGTCCGCGCTGTCAAACCGCATTGTCCGACCTCGAAGTCGAGTACCAGGAAAGACAGGGCCACCTGTACCACATCCGCTATCCATTCCAGGATGGAGACGGGTACGTCACCGTCGCCACCACGCGGCCGGAGACCATGCTGGGCGACACCGCGGTGGCCATCAACCCGGAAGACGAACGCCACACCGGGCGCGGCGGCAAGATCCTCCTGCTCCCCATCCTCAACCGCGAATTGCCGATCATCGAGGACAGCTACGTCGATACCGAGTTCGGCACCGGCGCGCTGAAAGTCACCCCGGCGCACGACCCGAACGACTTCGAACTGGGCCGCCGTCATAACCTGCCGTCCATCAACGTCCTGCATCCCGACGGCACGATGAACGAGGAGGCGGGACCGTTTGAAGGTCAGGACCGGTTCGAGGCGAGGAAGAACGTGGTCGAGGCACTCAAGGACCGCGACCTGCTGGAGAAGATCGAGGACCACACGCACTCGGTCGGCCACTGCTACCGTTGCAAGACGGTGGTTGAGCCGTACCTCTCCAAGCAATGGTTTGTGAAGACCGAACCGCTGGCCAAACCCGCCATCGAAGCGGTGCGCAGTGAACAGATCAAAATCGTTCCCAAGTTCTGGGAAAACACGTACTTCGAATGGATGGAGAGCATCCGCGACTGGTGCATCAGCCGCCAAATCTGGTGGGGGCACCAGATCCCGGCATGGACCTGCGGCGACTGCGGCGAATTCACCGTCGCGCGGGAAACGCCAGGCGCCTGCAAGCACTGCGGCGGCAAGAAACTGACGCAGGAGACGGACGTGCTCGACACGTGGTTCAGCTCCGCCCTGTGGCCGTTTTCGACGCTGGGCTGGCCGGAAAAGACCGAGACGCTGAAAAAGTTTTACCCGACCACGGTGCTCTGCACCGGCTTCGATATCCTGTTCTTCTGGGTGGCGCGCATGATCATGATGGGCCTCAAATTCCAGAAGGACATCCCGTTCGAATACGTGTACATCCACGCCCTCATCCGCGACGCCGAGGGCCAGAAGATGAGCAAGACCAAGGGCAACGTCATCGACCCGCTGGTGATGATGGACAAGTACGGCACCGATGCCCTGCGCTTCACGCTGACGGCCTTCGCCGCACAGGGGCGCGACATCAAACTCGCCGAGGACCGCATCGACGGCTACCGCAATTTCTGCAACAAGCTGTGGAACGCCTCGCGCTTCGTGTTCATGAACCTGGAAGATTACACCGGCACCTGCGATTTGCAGGAGCACACCGACCGCAGTCTCGCCGACCGCTGGGTTTTAAGCCGCCTGCACAAAACCTGCGCCGAGGTGAACGGGGCGCTGGAGGCGTTCCGCTTCAACGACGCGGCCAACGCCATCTACAAATTTTTGTGGAACGAATACTGCGACTGGTACATCGAGCTGTCCAAGTCGCGCCTCAACAGTGCCGGGCCGGAACGCGCCACCACGCAGAACGTCATGCTGTACGTGCTGGAATCGTCGCTGAAACTCCTGCACCCGATCATGCCGTTCATCACCGAAGAAATCTGGCAGAAACTGCCGCGCGAAGGCGTCAGCATCATGGTCGCGCGGTATCCGTTGCCCGACCCCGCGCTGAACGACGAAGACGCGGAGAAACAGTTGCAGGTGGTGATGGACGTCATCACCCGCGTGCGCAACATCCGCGGCGAGATGAACTTCAATCCGGGGCAACAGCTCGACGTGCACATCAAGACCTTCGATACGGAACAGGAACACCTGCTCCAGAACAATCAGGGGTATATCAGGGATTTAGGCCGGGTTTCGGAAATGATTCTGGGTCCCAATATCGAAAAGCCGAAGTCCGCCGCATCCGCAGTGTTAACGGGTCTGGAGCTGTATGTTCCCCTGAAAGGATTGATGGATTTCGATGAAGAGAAAAAGCGGGTCGAAAAAGAGTTGAAAAAAATCGACAAAGACATGGTATTCTTGAAGCAGAAACTATCCAACCCAAACTTCGTTGACAAGGCGCCTCCCGAAGTCATCGCAAAGGATCAGCAAAGGCTTGAAGAGTTGTCCGAAAAGCAGGCCAAATTGCAGGTTCATTTAAAAACGATTGTTGAAGCGACGTCCTGA
- a CDS encoding response regulator yields the protein MKLKILVADDSISIQKLVAMAFYNEDMEVEGISDGIKAFNYLSDFKPDLVMADIYLPGMNGFELSKKIKNSDEFQNIHVLLLTSDFEELDEIMYADSEADGHISKPFKTDEIIRIVKRLLGSETATEPAVAEADAEEYEIEGFDPETAVEVEAEDEIEIEAVDDEEGGNGPKWIELSPEDLAPPSPAAEEEPETAAESMEPDSQAPALAKEREQRHAVFQESLDELDQFFRQLTESATPSAQDEEPASPQPQLETRSHPDLIQEALAMMGDEPPSSNGGNATTATKTEPVPVPRLNGDPLRDIVHQHIRSTLGAEMAGLSGTIRDTVRQVVEEVAPAIIREVIQEEIGRIRKSEIL from the coding sequence ATGAAACTCAAAATCCTCGTCGCCGACGACAGCATCAGCATCCAGAAACTGGTGGCCATGGCCTTCTACAACGAAGACATGGAAGTCGAGGGCATCAGCGACGGCATCAAGGCGTTCAACTACCTCTCCGACTTCAAGCCCGATCTCGTCATGGCCGATATCTATCTGCCCGGCATGAACGGCTTCGAACTGTCCAAAAAAATCAAGAACAGCGACGAGTTCCAGAACATCCACGTTCTGCTTTTGACCAGCGACTTTGAAGAGCTCGACGAGATCATGTACGCCGACTCGGAAGCCGACGGCCACATCTCCAAACCGTTCAAGACCGACGAAATCATCCGTATCGTGAAGCGATTGCTGGGGAGCGAGACCGCGACGGAACCGGCTGTTGCCGAAGCGGATGCAGAGGAGTATGAGATCGAAGGCTTCGATCCCGAAACCGCCGTTGAAGTGGAAGCGGAAGACGAAATCGAAATCGAGGCCGTGGACGACGAGGAAGGCGGAAACGGCCCGAAATGGATTGAGCTTTCACCCGAAGACCTGGCACCGCCGTCCCCTGCCGCCGAAGAAGAACCGGAGACGGCTGCGGAATCCATGGAGCCCGATTCCCAGGCCCCTGCTCTGGCAAAGGAACGGGAGCAACGTCACGCCGTGTTTCAGGAATCGCTGGACGAGTTGGACCAGTTTTTCCGCCAATTGACCGAATCCGCCACGCCCAGCGCGCAGGACGAAGAGCCGGCATCCCCTCAACCGCAGTTGGAAACCCGTTCGCATCCGGACCTGATCCAGGAAGCGCTGGCAATGATGGGCGACGAGCCGCCTTCCTCCAACGGCGGCAATGCCACCACCGCAACGAAAACGGAGCCTGTTCCCGTGCCCAGGCTGAACGGCGACCCCCTGCGGGACATCGTGCACCAGCACATCCGCTCCACCCTGGGGGCGGAGATGGCCGGCCTCTCCGGCACCATTCGCGATACGGTGCGGCAGGTGGTGGAAGAAGTCGCTCCCGCCATCATCCGCGAAGTGATCCAGGAAGAAATCGGGCGCATCCGGAAATCGGAAATCCTCTGA
- a CDS encoding HAD-IA family hydrolase — protein sequence MTPFSLYAFDFDGTLVDTKLDIAHSVNLVLQEMGRDPLPQETIFGYVGRGVRHLMTQALNGAGDGDLERAVSLFMKHYEQHLMDHTDFFPHCRDIINHYSDKKLAVVSNKPARFIEKILEALNSRERFESIVGGDSFENKKPDPMGLRHVMQVAGLKPEDVLMVGDSEVDVTTARSAGVKVCGVTYGHATREEMEALNPDWLIDDISEMKELFG from the coding sequence ATGACCCCATTTTCACTTTACGCGTTCGATTTCGACGGCACGCTCGTTGACACCAAACTCGACATCGCGCACTCGGTCAACCTCGTCCTGCAGGAAATGGGACGCGACCCCCTGCCGCAGGAGACCATCTTCGGCTACGTCGGCCGCGGCGTGCGCCACCTCATGACGCAGGCGCTCAACGGCGCGGGCGACGGCGATCTCGAACGCGCCGTCTCGCTGTTCATGAAACATTACGAACAGCACCTGATGGACCACACCGATTTCTTTCCCCACTGCCGCGACATCATAAACCACTACTCCGACAAAAAACTCGCCGTAGTGTCTAACAAACCCGCACGGTTCATCGAGAAGATCCTGGAAGCGCTGAACAGCCGCGAGCGTTTCGAGAGCATTGTCGGGGGGGATTCGTTCGAGAACAAGAAGCCGGACCCGATGGGCCTGCGTCACGTGATGCAGGTGGCGGGATTGAAGCCGGAAGACGTGCTGATGGTGGGTGACAGCGAGGTGGATGTCACCACCGCCCGGTCTGCGGGAGTGAAAGTGTGCGGCGTCACCTACGGCCACGCCACGAGAGAAGAGATGGAAGCCTTAAACCCCGACTGGCTCATCGACGACATCAGCGAGATGAAGGAGTTGTTTGGGTGA
- a CDS encoding adenosine kinase encodes MSYDLVGIGNALVDIEVRVRDEFIQQHAFTKGGMTLTSLEDQNKLLKEFDGAAHKISSGGSAANTVHGMRVLGANTYYLGRVADDRYGKHYTEDMQSCGVGFPGPDAADTGTGTCLILVTPDSERTMLTHLGISSELHPDNVDETIVKSAKTVYIEGYLWTGEETRAAAIKMADIARRNRIPVAFTLSDAFVANAFKEDLLDFIRWKTDILFCNNVEARAMADLNDDEKAFDKLKHLAGTVFMTRGKEGSWVGKDGDDTLAVEAFPVRAVDTTGAGDLYAAGALYGLNQGLGLKESAIIGSYCAAQVVTHFGARMPAHSHTDIEKILDIYSE; translated from the coding sequence ATGAGCTACGATCTGGTTGGCATCGGCAACGCGCTGGTGGACATTGAAGTGCGCGTCAGGGACGAATTCATCCAACAGCACGCGTTCACCAAGGGCGGCATGACCCTGACCTCGCTGGAGGACCAGAACAAGCTGTTGAAGGAGTTCGACGGGGCGGCGCACAAAATCTCTTCCGGCGGATCGGCCGCCAACACAGTGCACGGCATGCGCGTGCTCGGCGCGAATACGTATTACCTCGGACGCGTCGCCGACGACCGCTACGGCAAACACTACACGGAAGACATGCAGTCCTGCGGTGTGGGATTTCCGGGCCCGGATGCGGCGGACACGGGCACCGGCACCTGCCTCATCCTCGTCACGCCGGACAGCGAACGCACCATGCTCACCCACCTCGGCATCTCCAGCGAACTGCACCCGGATAACGTGGACGAAACCATTGTCAAGTCCGCCAAAACCGTTTACATCGAAGGCTACCTGTGGACCGGCGAGGAAACCCGCGCGGCGGCGATCAAGATGGCCGACATCGCGCGCAGGAACCGCATCCCCGTCGCCTTCACCTTAAGCGATGCGTTCGTCGCCAACGCCTTCAAGGAAGACCTGCTCGATTTCATCCGGTGGAAAACCGACATCCTGTTCTGCAACAACGTCGAAGCCAGGGCCATGGCCGATCTGAACGACGATGAAAAAGCGTTCGACAAGTTGAAACACCTTGCCGGGACCGTCTTCATGACGCGCGGCAAGGAGGGCTCGTGGGTCGGCAAGGACGGCGACGACACTCTTGCCGTCGAGGCGTTCCCGGTGAGGGCGGTGGACACCACCGGCGCGGGCGATCTCTACGCCGCGGGCGCACTGTACGGCCTCAACCAGGGGCTCGGCCTCAAGGAGTCCGCCATCATCGGTTCCTACTGTGCGGCGCAGGTGGTCACGCATTTCGGCGCGCGTATGCCCGCGCACTCGCACACGGACATCGAAAAAATTCTGGATATCTATTCGGAATGA